A region of Cheilinus undulatus linkage group 10, ASM1832078v1, whole genome shotgun sequence DNA encodes the following proteins:
- the agtr2 gene encoding type-2 angiotensin II receptor — protein MEIPNDHSAFNSTSSPYLTTKGYANTSVDNSTPSCTDWPQIPMITIIPVIFSVICVLGIIANTLAVCVLAHASNSRRTVANTFMLNLCVSDLLFLLSLPLWAVYYSQGNWSFGLVACKVCAGLLNLNLYASIFFITSMSADRYLAIVHPLRSQSARYPKRARLTCILVWVLAFACSTPNMYLRELYRSEESGLIHCAITHPSPTLHTTLMCLKIVLAFLLPLLVITCCYCAIGRHLLADTWLVSVSQESSSKPERPPTPCVIPSSSGSRSWKGRGLERVLWTVAAVVLAFFLSWFPFHCVTLLRVLEMDGWVDGCRVDWIIRNLTPLTLSLGFSNSAINPVLYCFIGNHFRGRLGGLCKGLCACLKTQGEDQSQKRGSFSTRLSSFSRKLSDLKDLAILEPSGPA, from the coding sequence ATGGAAATCCCAAATGACCACTCTGCTTTCAACTCCACTTCGTCGCCATATTTAACAACAAAGGGCTATGCAAACACCTCTGTGGACAATTCCACTCCCTCCTGCACAGACTGGCCTCAAATACCCATGATTACCATCATCCCCGTCATTTTTAGCGTAATCTGCGTGCTGGGAATCATAGCCAACACCCTGGCAGTGTGTGTGCTGGCTCATGCCAGTAACTCAAGGAGAACTGTAGCAAACACGTTCATGCTGAACCTTTGTGTGTCCGACCTGCTGTTCCTGTTGTCGCTACCACTGTGGGCCGTCTACTACTCCCAAGGCAACTGGTCTTTTGGCTTGGTTGCCTGCAAAGTCTGTGCAGGCCTCCTCAATCTGAACCTGTATGCATCCATCTTCTTTATCACCAGCATGAGTGCGGACCGCTACCTGGCCATTGTGCATCCGCTCCGTTCTCAGAGTGCGCGGTACCCCAAACGTGCACGGCTCACATGCATCCTCGTTTGGGTGTTGGCATTTGCTTGCTCAACCCCAAACATGTATCTGAGGGAACTTTATCGCTCTGAGGAAAGTGGTTTGATTCATTGCGCCATTACTCATCCTAGTCCTACCTTGCATACAACCCTGATGTGTTTGAAGATTGTTTTGGCCTTCCTTCTGCCGCTGCTCGTCATCACTTGTTGCTACTGTGCCATCGGTAGACATTTATTGGCTGATACATGGCTGGTCAGCGTATCTCAAGAGAGCAGCAGTAAGCCAGAGAGACCTCCGACCCCCTGCGTGATCCCCAGCTCCAGCGGAAGCAGATCTTGGAAGGGCAGGGGGTTGGAGCGAGTGTTGTGGACAGTTGCCGCCGTGGTCCTGGCCTTCTTCCTCAGCTGGTTCCCCTTTCACTGTGTGACCCTCTTGAGAGTACTGGAGATGGACGGCTGGGTGGATGGCTGTCGGGTAGATTGGATCATTCGAAACCTGACACCTCTCACTCTTTCTCTGGGCTTCTCCAACTCAGCTATCAACCCTGTACTCTACTGCTTTATTGGGAACCATTTCAGGGGACGTCTAGGAGGGCTGTGCAAGGGCCTTTGTGCTTGTTTGAAGACCCAAGGGGAGGATCAGAGCCAGAAGAGAGGCTCCTTTAGCACCAGACTGAGCTCCTTCTCCCGAAAACTCAGTGATCTGAAAGACCTGGCGATTTTGGAGCCCTCTGGTCCTGCTTAG